In a genomic window of Tissierella sp. Yu-01:
- a CDS encoding spore germination protein, with the protein MISKHVIENKTKLTQLFHNSSDLVFYELETLANNHALIVYIDGLIDKRALNEFVIMPLLNNDISPKEIKSSIYLAEIKEIFKLKEVISELVNGHVVLFNEDIDYAYVLKLCQYEKRSVNESSTEQVIKGPKEAFVEDLFTNKTLIRRIIRNRNLVFEDFVFGKQTNTQVSIVYINGIVNQDILAELKARLHKINIDAILDVHYIEEYLDDAPKSLIRTVYNTEKPDVLAGKILEGRIGVLCDGSPNAITLPKIFIEDIMTPEDYYLKPLFGTYLRIIRFIAFFISILLVGVYISLVNYHQEMIPTPLLISLAGQREGVPFPSFLEGLIMIFFFEIMKEAGLRLPKPIGQTVTLIGGLVIGQAAVEAGLVSAIMVIIVSASGISEFVNPSFRDLIVMYRMIFIILGGLFGLFGIVCGFIIMTFHLISLKSFGVPYLFPIAPYDKEGMRDFLRREPLKKLNYRPKYIADKESRRRNK; encoded by the coding sequence ATGATTTCAAAACACGTAATAGAAAATAAAACAAAATTAACACAATTATTCCATAATTCATCTGATTTAGTGTTTTATGAATTAGAGACATTAGCAAATAATCATGCACTAATAGTATATATTGATGGACTGATAGATAAAAGAGCTTTAAATGAATTTGTTATAATGCCATTATTAAACAATGATATCTCGCCTAAAGAAATTAAATCCTCAATTTATCTGGCAGAAATAAAGGAAATCTTTAAATTGAAGGAAGTCATAAGCGAATTGGTTAATGGACATGTAGTGCTTTTCAATGAAGATATAGATTATGCCTATGTTTTGAAATTATGTCAATATGAAAAAAGGTCAGTTAATGAATCTAGTACAGAGCAAGTAATAAAGGGACCTAAGGAGGCTTTTGTAGAGGATTTATTCACAAATAAGACTCTCATAAGAAGAATAATTAGAAATAGAAACCTTGTATTTGAAGATTTTGTTTTTGGAAAACAAACCAATACACAGGTGTCTATAGTTTATATAAATGGTATTGTTAATCAGGATATTTTAGCTGAACTTAAAGCGAGGCTGCATAAGATTAACATTGATGCTATATTAGATGTTCACTATATAGAAGAATATTTAGACGATGCCCCTAAAAGTTTAATTAGGACTGTATATAATACAGAAAAACCAGATGTTTTAGCAGGCAAAATATTAGAGGGTAGAATCGGTGTTTTATGTGATGGCTCTCCTAATGCCATAACTTTGCCTAAAATATTTATTGAAGATATAATGACACCTGAAGATTATTATTTGAAACCATTATTTGGTACTTATCTTCGAATTATTAGATTTATTGCATTCTTTATTAGTATTTTATTGGTAGGGGTATATATTTCTCTAGTTAATTATCATCAAGAAATGATACCTACACCATTACTGATTTCCTTAGCTGGACAGAGGGAGGGGGTTCCTTTTCCAAGTTTTTTAGAAGGATTAATTATGATATTCTTTTTTGAAATAATGAAGGAAGCAGGGTTAAGATTACCAAAACCAATAGGTCAAACTGTAACCCTCATAGGAGGTTTGGTAATAGGGCAAGCAGCAGTTGAAGCAGGGCTTGTAAGTGCAATTATGGTAATTATTGTATCTGCTTCTGGAATATCAGAATTTGTAAATCCATCATTTAGAGATTTAATAGTAATGTATAGAATGATATTTATCATATTGGGAGGTTTATTTGGCTTATTTGGCATTGTTTGTGGCTTTATTATAATGACTTTTCATTTGATCAGTTTAAAATCATTTGGGGTTCCGTATCTATTTCCTATTGCTCCTTATGATAAAGAGGGAATGAGGGATTTTTTAAGAAGAGAACCTTTAAAAAAGTTGAATTATAGACCAAAATATATAGCTGATAAAGAATCTAGAAGAAGGAATAAGTAA
- a CDS encoding Ger(x)C family spore germination protein, producing the protein MICKKLSFIINVLILSLIFTSCAGSRELNELGIIMSTGIDFVDGKVLVTNEVMMPSSSPTKGTESKSNSVIYLQHEGKTIFEALRNATLTFDRKLFLSHNRVLIFGEEFAKRGIGDYINFYDYDSEPRESAYLLVAKGAKAYEVMGINEGLSDAPGKYLESLVENYIYTSKTSSITLNEYNRYFFETKAPVLGVVERIEKRVINKERADESQKDSRLVLNVEGGAAFYKDSLIGYYTGEEMIGFNFIVDEIEGGLIVFEVPDKYISPDTKYTGTKGKYTVLEIKKNKTKKDIQIDNEKITLNIDVKVKGVIGEETKGLRLTELEVKNAIENACSEKVKEYINMTLEKAQKELKMDTFSINTLFHQQYPDLWRSISNDWESIFTSIDCNVNVETNIIRTGLIDIPTNIEKGDKSAY; encoded by the coding sequence ATGATATGCAAAAAATTATCTTTTATTATTAATGTATTAATATTGTCTTTAATATTTACATCTTGTGCTGGTTCTCGGGAACTAAACGAGTTGGGAATTATCATGTCAACAGGAATAGATTTTGTAGATGGAAAAGTACTAGTTACAAATGAGGTTATGATGCCGTCATCGTCGCCTACAAAAGGTACGGAATCAAAATCAAATTCCGTGATATATCTACAACATGAAGGTAAAACGATATTTGAGGCTCTAAGGAATGCTACTTTAACCTTTGATAGAAAGCTCTTTCTATCACATAATAGAGTATTAATCTTTGGAGAAGAATTTGCTAAAAGAGGGATTGGAGATTATATTAATTTTTATGATTATGATTCAGAACCTAGGGAATCAGCTTATTTACTTGTAGCAAAAGGAGCAAAGGCATATGAGGTTATGGGCATAAATGAAGGGTTAAGTGATGCACCTGGAAAGTACTTGGAAAGTTTAGTTGAGAATTATATTTACACATCTAAGACTAGTAGTATTACTTTAAATGAGTATAATAGGTATTTTTTTGAAACTAAGGCACCAGTTTTAGGTGTAGTAGAAAGAATAGAAAAAAGGGTTATAAATAAGGAGAGAGCAGATGAATCACAGAAAGATTCCAGGCTAGTTCTTAATGTGGAAGGAGGGGCTGCCTTTTATAAAGATTCTCTTATAGGATATTATACTGGTGAAGAAATGATTGGTTTTAACTTTATTGTTGATGAAATAGAAGGTGGTCTCATAGTTTTTGAAGTGCCAGATAAATATATTTCCCCAGATACTAAATACACTGGAACTAAAGGGAAATATACAGTTTTAGAGATTAAGAAAAATAAAACAAAGAAGGATATTCAAATTGATAATGAAAAAATAACATTAAATATAGATGTTAAAGTTAAAGGTGTAATCGGGGAAGAGACTAAGGGTTTGAGATTGACTGAACTTGAAGTAAAGAATGCTATAGAGAATGCATGCTCTGAAAAAGTAAAAGAATATATTAATATGACATTGGAAAAGGCACAAAAAGAGCTTAAGATGGATACATTTAGCATAAATACTCTATTTCATCAACAGTATCCGGATTTATGGAGGTCAATCTCAAATGATTGGGAAAGTATATTTACAAGTATAGATTGTAATGTTAATGTTGAGACGAATATTATTAGAACTGGATTAATAGATATACCAACAAATATAGAAAAAGGTGATAAAAGTGCCTACTAA
- a CDS encoding TrkA C-terminal domain-containing protein: MYENSVTSRYQEIALDIANLIYKENFKEGDKLHGRSTLAGIYNVSPETIRRAIKLLEDVDVVISHRGSGITVLSKDKAFKYINKFKNIESVASYKASLASLIQKQRELNNDIENTIDKIVDYTSRFSNTTAITPYEIKVTDKCTFIGKSIGSVSFWQHTGATIVGMRRGNETILSPGPYATFELGDILLVIGEEKVYNAVKIFLEEK, encoded by the coding sequence ATGTACGAAAATAGTGTGACGTCCAGGTATCAGGAAATAGCATTGGATATTGCTAATTTGATTTATAAAGAAAATTTTAAAGAGGGAGATAAGCTTCATGGAAGATCCACCCTTGCAGGAATTTATAATGTATCTCCTGAAACTATTAGGCGTGCAATTAAGCTATTAGAAGATGTTGATGTCGTAATATCACACAGAGGTAGTGGAATAACAGTACTTTCTAAGGATAAGGCATTTAAATATATAAACAAATTTAAAAATATTGAAAGTGTTGCATCATATAAGGCATCATTGGCATCTTTGATTCAAAAACAGAGGGAATTAAATAATGATATTGAAAATACAATTGATAAAATTGTAGACTATACAAGTAGATTTAGCAATACCACTGCTATTACACCTTATGAGATTAAGGTAACTGATAAATGTACATTTATTGGTAAATCCATCGGTAGTGTTAGCTTTTGGCAACATACTGGCGCAACTATTGTCGGAATGAGAAGAGGTAATGAGACAATTTTATCACCAGGTCCTTATGCAACTTTTGAATTAGGTGATATATTACTAGTAATTGGTGAAGAAAAGGTTTATAATGCAGTTAAAATATTTTTAGAAGAGAAATAA
- a CDS encoding GerAB/ArcD/ProY family transporter, producing MPTNKIPTRQIIGFLIVARLSFSISRMPALDIPPHNQNQWIMVLLSFVYVLIVYIPLVFLTNKFCNYSMVEYMKIIYGKLIGKVMGFLYGLYFAVGVVNSLTLQTELVTSSILPDSSNLVITVVVLITCAYISTRGVVTIFRGVDIIFPAVMITLLGLLLLGFNNIDFSIFLPIINDSSFLDINHGALILTLQFTDAFILLMVVSELEYKKDINKIFVISVAINVVLLIIAIIATQGTLGVEYSRHSVFPFLIYTRLIDFLRFIERIDLIFVVTWILVITTRITGFLYISTRVFRDVFNKDENEKFIIFIVSIFALIISMNIISSRPVVGIRKDFDLYLGILFVIFVLIIPIISCVVYLIRRKTIEDKEYM from the coding sequence GTGCCTACTAATAAAATCCCTACAAGACAAATTATAGGATTTTTAATAGTTGCTAGGCTATCATTTTCAATATCTAGGATGCCTGCATTAGACATTCCGCCACATAATCAAAATCAATGGATTATGGTATTACTGAGTTTTGTTTATGTACTTATCGTATATATACCTTTAGTGTTCTTAACTAATAAATTTTGTAATTATTCAATGGTAGAATATATGAAAATAATCTATGGTAAATTAATTGGTAAAGTTATGGGTTTTTTATATGGCTTATATTTTGCCGTAGGAGTCGTAAACTCATTAACATTGCAAACTGAATTAGTGACTTCTTCCATTCTTCCTGATTCTTCAAATCTAGTAATTACAGTGGTCGTATTGATAACTTGTGCGTATATTTCAACAAGAGGAGTTGTAACTATTTTTAGAGGAGTAGATATTATTTTTCCTGCAGTTATGATTACCCTCTTGGGTTTATTGTTATTAGGCTTTAACAATATTGATTTTTCAATATTTTTGCCAATAATAAATGATTCGTCATTTCTAGATATTAATCATGGAGCCTTAATTCTAACTTTACAATTTACAGATGCTTTTATTTTACTGATGGTGGTATCTGAACTTGAGTACAAAAAAGATATTAATAAAATATTTGTTATATCTGTTGCTATAAATGTTGTTTTATTGATAATAGCTATTATTGCGACCCAGGGGACACTTGGAGTGGAATATTCAAGGCATTCAGTTTTTCCTTTTTTAATCTATACTAGATTAATAGATTTCCTAAGATTTATTGAGAGGATTGATTTAATATTTGTTGTAACATGGATATTGGTTATAACAACTAGAATAACTGGATTTTTATATATTTCTACTAGAGTCTTTAGAGATGTATTCAATAAAGATGAAAATGAGAAGTTTATAATATTTATTGTGAGTATTTTTGCGTTAATAATTTCAATGAATATAATTAGTTCGAGGCCGGTTGTTGGCATAAGGAAGGATTTTGATCTATATTTAGGAATTCTTTTTGTAATATTTGTTCTGATTATTCCAATTATATCATGCGTAGTTTATCTAATTAGAAGAAAGACAATAGAAGACAAAGAGTATATGTAA
- a CDS encoding 2-oxoacid:acceptor oxidoreductase subunit alpha, translating into MDYTILVGGAAGQGIDTVIHLLERTIKRHGYYVFTYKNFMSMVRGGHNFMQVRFSDKPVTSYVSKIDMIFALNEETIALHRERLKDDGVIIIDNEVAKAEEYNHLPLTQIAKELNNEKVYPTVGFGALVNYFGLSLDIAKEVIYDVLGDKISDVNKQALEKGYDMLERKYNLEKKDDNHILINGNQALALGAIAAGCRYYCGYPMTPSSSVMTYMSAKANEMGIVVDQIEDEVGALNMALGASYAGVRALTGSSGGGFALMTEALSLAGITEIPIVVFNAQRPGPATGMATRTEQSDLRFVIHAGHGEFPKMVIALRTPYDAFYQTARAFNIAEKYQIPVLLMTEEYLTDYNMTIDPFDFSKIKIERYLAKESDIIDERYKRYKFTESGISPRLIPGKVKGKVVLVDSHEHNEYGNIEESTDNRIKMMDKRMKKLEGLKDEIQEPWFIGKENPENLIVCWGATYGAVKEAVDILNTEGGSIGALIYGDIWPFPTKRINEMGKKAKRIIDIEQNATGQLESLINEFTDIKCTDRILKYDGRPINGDEIIQKLNLSI; encoded by the coding sequence ATGGATTATACTATTTTAGTAGGTGGGGCTGCTGGTCAGGGTATAGATACGGTTATCCATCTATTGGAAAGAACAATAAAGAGGCACGGATATTACGTATTTACTTATAAAAACTTTATGTCAATGGTAAGAGGCGGACATAATTTTATGCAAGTTAGGTTTTCAGATAAACCTGTTACAAGTTATGTGTCAAAAATTGATATGATATTTGCACTAAATGAAGAAACCATAGCACTTCATAGAGAAAGATTAAAAGATGATGGTGTTATTATTATAGATAATGAAGTAGCTAAAGCAGAGGAATATAACCATTTGCCATTAACTCAAATTGCAAAAGAACTTAACAATGAGAAGGTATATCCAACTGTAGGATTTGGTGCTCTTGTAAATTATTTTGGCTTATCACTAGATATTGCAAAGGAAGTCATTTATGATGTATTAGGAGATAAGATATCTGATGTAAATAAACAGGCTTTGGAAAAAGGTTATGATATGTTAGAGCGCAAATATAACCTTGAGAAAAAAGATGATAATCATATTTTAATAAATGGAAACCAAGCATTAGCTTTAGGAGCAATTGCAGCAGGTTGTAGGTATTATTGTGGTTATCCAATGACTCCATCTTCAAGTGTTATGACATATATGTCTGCAAAAGCTAATGAGATGGGAATAGTGGTGGATCAGATTGAAGATGAAGTTGGCGCGTTGAATATGGCACTAGGTGCATCCTATGCTGGAGTTAGAGCTTTGACAGGTTCATCAGGTGGAGGATTCGCACTAATGACAGAAGCATTGAGTTTAGCTGGTATCACCGAGATTCCAATAGTGGTCTTTAACGCACAAAGACCTGGACCAGCAACTGGCATGGCTACAAGAACTGAGCAAAGTGATCTAAGATTTGTAATTCATGCAGGGCATGGGGAGTTCCCTAAGATGGTGATTGCCCTTAGAACTCCTTATGATGCATTCTATCAAACAGCAAGGGCTTTTAATATTGCTGAAAAATATCAAATTCCGGTGTTATTAATGACAGAAGAATATTTAACTGATTATAATATGACTATAGACCCTTTTGACTTTAGCAAGATAAAGATTGAAAGGTATCTGGCTAAGGAATCTGATATAATTGATGAAAGATATAAGAGATATAAATTTACCGAAAGTGGTATATCACCTAGATTAATACCTGGAAAAGTTAAAGGAAAAGTAGTCTTAGTTGATAGTCATGAACATAATGAATATGGTAATATCGAGGAAAGTACTGATAATAGAATAAAAATGATGGATAAGCGTATGAAAAAGCTAGAGGGATTGAAGGATGAAATTCAAGAACCATGGTTTATTGGCAAAGAAAACCCTGAAAACCTTATAGTTTGTTGGGGAGCCACTTATGGAGCAGTTAAAGAAGCTGTTGATATATTAAATACAGAAGGTGGTTCAATAGGAGCATTGATATATGGTGATATTTGGCCATTCCCTACCAAAAGAATCAATGAAATGGGAAAGAAAGCTAAAAGGATAATTGATATAGAACAGAATGCTACTGGACAGCTTGAAAGCCTGATTAATGAATTTACTGATATTAAGTGTACAGATAGAATTCTTAAATATGATGGTCGTCCAATAAATGGTGATGAGATAATACAAAAGCTAAATTTGTCAATTTAA
- a CDS encoding 2-oxoacid:ferredoxin oxidoreductase subunit beta, with product MSCEYKVYDPSWCPGCGNYMIKTTLKQALEELDIPPHKAVIVSGIGQAGKIPHYIGANGFNGLHGRALPPAIGIKLSNKNLTVIAESGDGDTYGEGGNHFIHTIRRNVNIAHFVHDNQIYGLTKGQGSPTTAKGQKTTLQFDGVRFEPVKPVALSLTMGAGFVARGFSGDIPHLVKLMKEAITYKGYAHLDIFQPCVVWNKVNTFGWYKKHTYYLPDDYDYTNYEEAYKKALEWENGIPLGILYKVEKETYEDTFEFIKNGLPLVDVKLDPMDTEKLMKGFY from the coding sequence ATGTCTTGTGAATATAAGGTATATGATCCATCATGGTGTCCGGGATGCGGAAATTATATGATTAAGACAACTTTAAAGCAAGCGCTGGAGGAATTAGACATTCCACCTCATAAGGCTGTAATAGTATCTGGTATTGGTCAAGCTGGGAAAATTCCTCATTATATTGGTGCAAATGGTTTTAATGGCCTACATGGCAGAGCATTGCCTCCAGCTATTGGTATAAAATTATCCAATAAAAACCTTACAGTTATAGCTGAATCAGGTGATGGGGATACATATGGAGAAGGTGGTAACCACTTTATCCATACTATTAGAAGAAATGTAAATATCGCTCATTTTGTACACGATAACCAAATATATGGACTAACAAAAGGTCAAGGGTCTCCAACCACTGCTAAAGGTCAAAAGACAACTCTTCAATTTGATGGAGTAAGATTTGAACCAGTAAAACCAGTTGCATTATCCTTAACAATGGGAGCTGGATTTGTTGCTCGTGGATTTTCTGGTGATATACCACATCTAGTAAAGTTGATGAAGGAAGCAATAACTTATAAAGGTTATGCACATCTAGATATCTTTCAACCTTGCGTTGTGTGGAATAAAGTGAATACTTTTGGGTGGTATAAAAAACATACTTATTATCTACCAGATGATTATGACTATACAAATTATGAAGAAGCCTATAAGAAAGCATTAGAGTGGGAAAATGGTATACCTCTAGGAATTTTATATAAGGTTGAGAAAGAAACCTATGAGGATACATTTGAATTTATAAAGAACGGACTGCCATTAGTTGATGTTAAGCTAGATCCAATGGATACAGAAAAACTAATGAAAGGCTTCTATTAG